From Paenibacillus physcomitrellae, the proteins below share one genomic window:
- the fliQ gene encoding flagellar biosynthesis protein FliQ, translated as MNSQFVIGLAGQAIYTVLKASAPMLIIALVVGLIISIFQATTQIQEQTLAFVPKIVAVLVAMLLFGPWILSTMVDFTYGILNNLSRYIG; from the coding sequence ATGAATTCGCAATTTGTCATTGGACTGGCGGGTCAGGCCATTTATACGGTCCTCAAAGCCAGCGCGCCAATGCTCATTATTGCTCTGGTTGTCGGACTGATCATCAGTATTTTTCAGGCAACAACGCAAATTCAGGAGCAGACGCTCGCTTTTGTTCCTAAAATTGTGGCTGTTCTTGTCGCGATGCTTCTGTTCGGCCCCTGGATTCTATCAACGATGGTGGACTTTACTTATGGAATTTTAAATAATTTGTCCCGCTATATCGGATAG
- the flhB gene encoding flagellar biosynthesis protein FlhB codes for MALALRYVLDLQLFAGEKTENATPKKKQDARKKGQVAKSNDVSAAFVLLSSFFALLMFGGYYKQHLVDLFKDFFVNRLTFDVTSQSVMTMFGSLAVQVALMLAPIFGVVLVVGILANYIQVGFLLTGESLKPKFSKIDPIKGLKNIFSMRSVIELLKSVFKLIVIFVVVYITLADSKDEISKLGYVSIEAAFNYTAKVTMDLGIKIGAALLVLAFGDYMYQRYSHAKSLRMSKQDIKDEYKKMEGDPLIKGKIRERQRRMALQRMMQEIPKADVIITNPTHFAVALKYDGNEMEAPQVIAKGQDFVALRIKEIAKEHGVITMENKPLARALFQRTEIGDSIPADLFQAVAEVLAYVYKLKGKVR; via the coding sequence ATGGCCTTGGCACTCCGTTATGTGCTTGATCTTCAGCTGTTTGCGGGAGAGAAAACCGAAAATGCAACGCCAAAGAAAAAGCAGGATGCAAGGAAAAAAGGCCAGGTTGCCAAAAGTAATGATGTTTCTGCGGCGTTTGTTTTACTCTCTTCCTTTTTTGCTCTGCTGATGTTCGGCGGTTATTACAAACAGCATTTGGTCGATCTGTTCAAAGATTTTTTTGTTAACCGGCTTACTTTCGATGTCACTTCGCAAAGCGTGATGACGATGTTTGGCAGTTTGGCGGTTCAAGTTGCCCTTATGCTGGCACCAATCTTTGGTGTAGTGTTGGTGGTCGGTATATTGGCTAATTATATTCAGGTTGGTTTTCTGCTTACAGGAGAATCCCTTAAGCCGAAGTTCAGTAAAATTGACCCGATTAAAGGGCTCAAAAATATTTTTTCAATGAGAAGCGTCATCGAACTTCTTAAATCGGTTTTTAAATTGATAGTTATCTTTGTTGTGGTTTATATCACCCTGGCCGATTCAAAAGATGAAATCTCAAAGCTGGGATATGTGAGTATAGAAGCTGCCTTTAATTATACGGCAAAAGTGACGATGGACCTTGGCATCAAGATCGGCGCAGCTTTGCTGGTACTGGCTTTCGGCGATTATATGTATCAGCGGTATTCACATGCTAAGAGCTTGCGGATGAGCAAACAGGACATTAAAGACGAATACAAGAAGATGGAAGGCGACCCGCTTATTAAAGGCAAAATTCGTGAACGTCAGCGTCGCATGGCCCTGCAGCGTATGATGCAGGAAATTCCGAAAGCGGATGTCATTATCACAAACCCTACGCATTTTGCTGTAGCGCTAAAATATGACGGAAACGAAATGGAAGCTCCGCAGGTGATCGCCAAAGGCCAAGATTTCGTGGCCCTTCGAATCAAGGAAATAGCCAAGGAGCATGGCGTTATAACGATGGAAAACAAGCCGCTCGCCCGCGCGCTGTTTCAAAGAACGGAGATTGGAGATTCCATTCCGGCTGATTTGTTCCAGGCGGTGGCCGAGGTTCTGGCCTATGTATATAAATTAAAAGGCAAAGTGAGATAG
- the fliR gene encoding flagellar biosynthetic protein FliR, protein MDIMQALPVFMLIFCRITAFFVVAPVFSARTVPNTFKVGFSGILAVLIFLVYGTKQTVPTDLTFILFILREILIGLLMGYVATLIFTVITMAGAFLDIQIGFGIANVLDPMTGASAPVTGNFKYAIATLFFLGMNGHHYLIQAMLRSYDWIPLSNDVFARTANGNINEFLIHAFSQSFMLAFQLAAPIIVALFLTDVALGFLAKTAPQFNIFVIGVPLKILVGLVLLLVFMSSLVYSFQQLFETLFKTLENLMGTMGSRP, encoded by the coding sequence ATGGATATTATGCAGGCCTTACCTGTTTTCATGCTTATTTTTTGTCGAATCACCGCTTTTTTTGTTGTCGCACCTGTCTTTTCCGCAAGAACAGTGCCGAACACGTTCAAAGTGGGTTTTTCCGGTATTTTGGCCGTGTTAATTTTTTTGGTCTATGGAACGAAACAAACGGTTCCGACGGATTTAACTTTTATTCTGTTTATTTTAAGGGAAATCCTGATCGGGCTGCTGATGGGGTATGTGGCTACTTTAATATTTACAGTTATCACTATGGCCGGCGCTTTCCTAGATATTCAAATCGGTTTTGGTATTGCAAATGTGCTGGACCCGATGACAGGAGCATCGGCACCCGTTACGGGCAATTTCAAATATGCGATTGCCACTTTGTTCTTTCTGGGGATGAACGGTCATCATTATTTGATTCAAGCCATGCTGAGGAGCTACGATTGGATCCCTCTTTCTAACGACGTCTTTGCACGAACGGCTAATGGGAACATCAACGAGTTCCTGATCCATGCGTTCAGTCAATCGTTTATGCTTGCGTTTCAGCTCGCTGCTCCGATCATCGTTGCTTTGTTCCTGACGGATGTGGCCCTTGGCTTTCTGGCCAAAACGGCACCTCAGTTTAACATCTTCGTAATCGGCGTTCCGCTGAAAATTCTTGTCGGTCTTGTCCTTCTCCTAGTGTTTATGTCCAGTCTGGTGTATTCGTTTCAGCAGTTGTTTGAGACCTTGTTCAAAACGCTGGAGAACCTGATGGGGACAATGGGAAGCAGGCCTTAA